From the Diospyros lotus cultivar Yz01 chromosome 13, ASM1463336v1, whole genome shotgun sequence genome, one window contains:
- the LOC127787938 gene encoding rop guanine nucleotide exchange factor 7-like, whose protein sequence is MDTAFYLPKQERDPIQQNKQTQLKLWCRPLLKLRRCNTQSPFSFLAFWVSKSASRLCCRAKVSNGFCFRRVQFDGMVVNNSLYCASPWSLDAVMEALIEESGVLEETNDLIGEECGDSNSSSDLLVSETTVNGEEEHSHSSSDDSSSLSSMGWPVPKSDKPHLDDRKLEKQGPSPSEIKLMKERFSKLLLGEDMSGCGNGVCTAMAISNAVTNLYASLFGQLWRLEPLPPQKKSMWQREMGWFLSIADYIVELKPSWQTFPDGSKFEVMTSQPRSDLYTNLPALRKLDNMLLEILDSFANTEFWYVDQGILTPEADSSSSFRRPLPCQGEKWWLPLPRVPPEGLSEKSRKQLQHCRNCMNQIIKAVMATNGVVLAEMEVPESYLETLPKNGRSCLGDFIYRYITSEQFSPKCLLDCLDLSSEHQALEIANRVEASIYLWRRRTNSKPPNSMSRSNSKSSWEMVKELVTDVEKRELLAERAESLLLCLKQRYHGLPQTTLDTSKIQCNEDVGKSILESYSRVLEGLASNIMARIDDLLCVDDLTKRSDQFTPISKLGGIAPKSFGNAYSLPILSTQYKTAFHTTC, encoded by the exons ATGGATACAGCTTTCTATCTCCCAAAACAAGAAAGGGACCCAATCCAACAGAACAAACAAACACAGCTCAAGCTCTGGTGCCGTCCATTGTTGAAGCTCAGAAGGTGTAATACCCAAAGCCCATTTTCATTTTTAGCTTTCTGGGTGTCGAAATCAGCGAGCAGGCTGTGTTGTAGAGCCAAAGTTTCAAATGGGTTTTGTTTCAGAAGGGTCCAATTCGATGGCATGGTGGTGAACAACTCTCTCTACTGTGCTTCTCCTTGGTCTCTTGACGCTGTGATGGAGGCTTTAATTGAGGAAAGTGGAGTTCTGGAGGAGACAAATGATTTGATTGGAGAGGAGTGTGGAGATAGCAATTCAAGCTCCGATTTATTGGTATCAGAAACAACAgtgaatggagaagaagaacacagTCACAGCAGCTCTGACGATTCATCTTCGCTCTCTTCAATGGGTTGGCCCGTCCCAAAATCTGATAAACCACATTTGGATGATAGAAAACTAGAGAAACAAGGCCCATCGCCATCTG AGATTAAGCTGATGAAGGAAAGGTTTTCCAAATTGCTGCTTGGAGAAGATATGTCCGGTTGTGGAAACGGGGTTTGCACAGCAATGGCTATTTCAAATGCAGTTACTAATCTATATG CTTCATTGTTTGGACAACTATGGAGACTAGAACCTCTACCTCCTCAGAAGAAATCAATGTGGCAACGAGAAATGGGATGGTTTCTTTCCATTGCTGATTACATTGTCGAGTTAAAACCGTCTTGGCAGACATTTCCTGATGGAAGTAAGTTTGAG GTCATGACTTCTCAACCCAGATCAGATCTTTACACTAATCTTCCAGCCCTCCGCAAATTAGATAACATGCTTCTC GAAATATTAGACAGTTTTGCGAATACAGAGTTTTGGTATGTTGATCAAGGTATCCTAACCCCAGAAGCTGACAGTTCATCCTCCTTCCGGAGGCCCCTTCCATGCCAAGGCGAAAAATGGTGGCTGCCATTGCCCCGAGTTCCTCCTGAAGGCCTTAGCGAAaagtcaagaaaacagttgcagcATTGCCGCAATTGCatgaatcaaataataaaagctGTCATGGCCACAAACGGTGTTGTTTTAGCTGAGATGGAAGTCCCTGAATCATACTTGGAAACTCTTCCAAAG AATGGAAGATCCTGCCTCGGTGATTTTATCTACCGATATATTACCTCAGAACAATTTTCACCCAAATGCCTGCTTGACTGCCTCGATTTGTCTTCTGAACATCAAGCACTAGAAATTGCCAACAGAGTAGAGGCCTCAATCTACCTGTGGCGTAGAAGAACTAATTCGAAACCCCCAAATAGCATGAGCCGATCCAATTCAAAATCATCGTGGGAGATGGTTAAAGAGCTGGTAACAGATGTGGAGAAGAGAGAATTGCTTGCAGAAAGAGCCGAGAGCCTCTTGCTTTGCTTGAAGCAGCGGTATCATGGTCTCCCTCAGACAACCTTAGACACAAGCAAAATCCAGTGCAACGAG GATGTTGGCAAATCCATTCTGGAGAGCTACTCAAGAGTTTTGGAGGGCCTCGCATCTAATATCATGGCGCGGATAGATGATCTGCTTTGTGTGGATGACTTGACAAAGCGTTCAGATCAATTCACGCCAATCTCTAAGCTAGGAGGGATTGCTCCCAAGAGTTTTGGAAATGCATACTCCCTGCCCATCTTGAGCACTCAATACAAGACGGCTTTTCACACAACTTGCTAA
- the LOC127789089 gene encoding putative lipid-transfer protein DIR1 codes for MEVPVKLICLLGLLLAVGVAETAGPCGKSSPDDESMKLAPCLIAAQDEKADVPGSCCMAVKKIGQNPSCLCAILLSDSAKSSGIKPDVALTIPKRCNIANRPVGYKCGPYTLP; via the exons atggAGGTTCCCGTGAAGCTGATCTGCCTTCTGGGCTTGCTTCTCGCCGTCGGCGTCGCCGAAACCGCCGGACCGTGCGGGAAATCGTCGCCGGACGACGAGTCCATGAAGCTGGCGCCCTGCTTAATAGCGGCGCAGGACGAGAAAGCGGACGTGCCCGGCAGCTGCTGCATGGCGGTGAAGAAAATAGGCCAGAACCCCAGCTGCCTCTGCGCCATTCTGCTTTCTGACAGTGCCAAGAGCTCCGGCATCAAGCCGGACGTCGCCCTCACAATCCCCAAACGCTGCAACATCGCCAACCGCCCCGTTGGCTACAAGTGCGGCC CGTATACACTGCCCTGA